One genomic region from Leptospira tipperaryensis encodes:
- a CDS encoding patatin-like phospholipase family protein, with the protein MARKIHPEILKFLSGISLFQKLSPAVLTRIYQNIEERNVYNHDVIYFRGDISDKLFIVRHGEVMLTFGESGKAVKYLGEGEFFAENSLMTRTQHGGSAIAVMDSLLYVLDGHFFLKLAEKEPVLSSNLIRLMSNRFREHLEPEDKLSSVPRRMICHVPLEEVHGYKEKLDAIVKISGYSHEGKMTLIPMESFEKVSIQEAIRKLSVLRNQYPVIHLYFQHAGLKPELDKLLLQSDQIVFWEDNPERNQKKKTEILTYFRSRIRNFAGRTIRYIDSSNSMHPEDSVKHQKIFHKEETFGRYLVSRTRGIALGGGGARALAHVGLLRVLERENIKIDFVSGASFGAVIAALYARGENTDSIQKMIYKFFGGLDKPFDPTIPLVSFFKGKKMNRMLKDAFGSTLIEDLKIPFVTSAVDLHSGEEYVMDRGPIWEALAAAMSLPGMFPPVFHGDHLLVDGGVINNVPENLIRQKGADIILSANVSPLRDEAIVRLLEDRKITGKSFFKNLWEDLKYPPILKIMGRAITLEGREITRLRKDKMDLFINLHIEEYSFFDFGRFREIIRRGEEEAEIHLEDIHDLFFPGKKFSKKKR; encoded by the coding sequence ATGGCACGAAAAATACATCCAGAAATTTTGAAATTTCTTTCCGGCATTTCTCTATTCCAAAAATTATCCCCGGCTGTCCTCACTCGAATCTATCAAAATATAGAAGAGAGGAACGTTTATAACCACGACGTTATCTACTTTCGAGGCGATATCTCGGATAAACTTTTTATAGTTCGACACGGAGAGGTGATGCTCACTTTCGGAGAATCCGGAAAGGCCGTAAAGTATCTGGGAGAAGGAGAATTTTTTGCGGAGAATAGTCTGATGACAAGAACCCAGCACGGTGGTTCTGCGATCGCGGTGATGGATTCTCTTTTGTATGTGTTAGACGGACATTTTTTTCTCAAACTCGCGGAGAAGGAACCGGTTCTTTCGAGCAACTTGATCCGATTGATGAGCAACCGTTTTCGGGAACATCTTGAACCGGAAGACAAACTCTCTTCGGTTCCAAGAAGGATGATCTGTCACGTTCCATTGGAAGAAGTTCATGGTTATAAGGAAAAACTCGACGCGATCGTGAAGATCAGCGGATATTCTCACGAAGGAAAGATGACCTTGATCCCCATGGAATCTTTTGAGAAGGTAAGCATTCAAGAAGCGATTCGAAAACTTTCCGTACTTCGGAATCAATACCCCGTCATTCATCTTTATTTTCAACACGCCGGACTAAAACCGGAGTTGGACAAACTGCTTCTTCAATCGGATCAGATCGTTTTCTGGGAAGATAACCCCGAACGAAACCAAAAGAAAAAAACCGAAATCCTCACTTATTTCCGTTCTCGGATTCGCAACTTCGCCGGAAGGACGATTCGTTATATCGATTCTTCCAACTCGATGCATCCTGAAGACAGCGTCAAACACCAGAAGATTTTTCATAAAGAAGAAACCTTCGGGCGTTATCTCGTTTCAAGAACGAGAGGAATCGCGTTAGGCGGCGGTGGAGCGAGAGCTCTGGCGCACGTCGGACTTTTAAGAGTATTAGAAAGAGAGAATATTAAGATCGACTTTGTTTCCGGCGCATCTTTTGGCGCTGTGATCGCCGCGCTCTACGCTCGAGGAGAGAATACGGATTCGATTCAAAAGATGATCTATAAATTTTTCGGCGGCTTGGATAAACCTTTTGATCCGACGATTCCTCTCGTTTCCTTTTTTAAAGGAAAAAAAATGAATCGAATGTTAAAGGACGCTTTCGGTTCCACACTCATTGAAGATTTAAAAATTCCCTTTGTGACTTCTGCTGTGGATCTTCATAGCGGAGAAGAATACGTGATGGACCGCGGTCCGATCTGGGAAGCCTTGGCGGCTGCGATGAGTTTGCCGGGTATGTTTCCTCCCGTATTTCACGGAGATCATCTCCTCGTAGACGGAGGCGTAATCAACAACGTTCCTGAAAATTTAATCCGACAAAAGGGAGCCGATATCATCCTTTCCGCAAATGTTTCTCCGCTGCGAGACGAGGCGATCGTTAGACTTTTGGAAGATAGAAAGATCACTGGAAAATCGTTCTTTAAGAATCTATGGGAAGACCTCAAGTATCCGCCGATCCTAAAAATTATGGGACGCGCGATCACTCTCGAAGGTCGAGAAATCACGAGACTCAGAAAAGACAAGATGGATCTGTTTATCAATCTTCATATCGAGGAATATTCTTTCTTTGATTTTGGAAGATTTAGAGAGATCATTCGAAGAGGGGAAGAGGAAGCTGAAATTCATCTCGAAGATATCCATGATCTCTTTTTTCCGGGAAAAAAGTTTTCAAAGAAAAAAAGATAA